In Candidatus Nitronauta litoralis, one DNA window encodes the following:
- a CDS encoding type II toxin-antitoxin system HicB family antitoxin — protein MKKDHRLFSKNISPEELNVIVEIDDEGFYVASVVELPGCHTLAKSFEGLMNRLKEAVSLYIDVEGPPEMPSRFVGAFRIPI, from the coding sequence ATGAAGAAAGACCACAGGCTGTTTTCAAAAAATATTTCCCCTGAAGAATTAAATGTGATTGTTGAGATTGATGACGAAGGATTTTATGTCGCTTCGGTAGTAGAACTTCCAGGGTGCCATACTCTAGCCAAGTCTTTCGAAGGATTGATGAACAGGCTAAAAGAAGCTGTAAGTCTTTATATAGATGTTGAAGGCCCTCCAGAGATGCCATCCCGTTTTGTTGGGGCATTTCGAATTCCAATTTAG
- a CDS encoding addiction module toxin, HicA family translates to MPPLPRITGRKLLNCLQKFGFKIIRSKGSHFFMKYDDGRRRRKKIDVTVTRDAASGN, encoded by the coding sequence ATGCCTCCCCTTCCCAGGATAACGGGCAGGAAACTGCTCAATTGTCTACAGAAATTTGGCTTCAAAATTATTCGTAGTAAGGGGAGTCATTTTTTTATGAAATATGATGATGGGCGAAGAAGACGGAAAAAAATAGACGTTACCGTGACGAGGGATGCCGCTTCAGGTAATTAA
- a CDS encoding zinc ribbon domain-containing protein: MPIYEYECGKGHQFELMVSISGPDPKTCIIDGCRSKPKRMVSAAGFILKGSGWYATDYPSESRRQGIDNEAKDANPGAGHTCGSTCSHGVKGDGGPTDESAPPPKALTEPIKKPKEKNPYSTRSKKKKKATKA; this comes from the coding sequence ATGCCGATTTATGAATACGAATGTGGAAAGGGGCACCAGTTCGAGTTAATGGTCTCGATCAGTGGTCCCGACCCCAAGACCTGCATTATAGACGGATGCCGCAGCAAGCCCAAGCGCATGGTATCCGCAGCTGGCTTTATTCTGAAAGGCAGCGGCTGGTATGCGACTGATTACCCATCGGAATCCCGCAGACAGGGAATAGACAATGAAGCCAAAGACGCCAACCCGGGTGCAGGCCACACCTGTGGCTCCACTTGCAGCCATGGTGTAAAAGGCGATGGAGGACCAACGGATGAATCGGCTCCCCCGCCCAAAGCGTTGACCGAACCGATTAAGAAGCCTAAAGAAAAAAATCCGTACTCCACCCGGAGCAAAAAGAAAAAGAAAGCGACCAAAGCTTGA
- a CDS encoding branched-chain amino acid transaminase yields MEKSEQIWMDGKLVPWHEANVHVLTHTLHYGYGVFEGIRCYQKSDKTSAIFRLQEHVDRLFGSARILGMDVPFSNETIFNAIVETVKVNKLEECYIRPIIFLGDNKMGLNPAGVDVRVAIAAWPWGTYLGDEALNKGINVRLSSYTRHHINATMTKAKACGYYINSILAKMEAVRDGYDEAILLDPNGFVSEGSGENLFLWKNGTLQTPPLASGCLDGITRDAVIKICGHLDIPLVERQMTRDELYTAEEIFLTGTAAEITPVREVDSRVIGSGHKGEITDRIQKTFFDILRGKIDLYPDWLTPL; encoded by the coding sequence ATGGAAAAATCTGAACAAATCTGGATGGACGGCAAGCTCGTCCCATGGCACGAGGCCAATGTCCATGTCCTCACCCACACATTGCATTATGGTTACGGAGTCTTCGAAGGCATCCGCTGTTACCAGAAAAGCGATAAAACCTCTGCTATCTTCCGTCTCCAGGAACACGTCGACCGTCTGTTCGGCTCGGCCCGCATCCTGGGTATGGACGTTCCTTTCAGCAATGAAACAATTTTCAACGCCATCGTTGAAACGGTAAAAGTCAACAAACTGGAAGAATGCTACATCCGCCCGATCATTTTCCTGGGCGATAACAAGATGGGGTTGAATCCTGCCGGGGTCGACGTGCGCGTTGCCATCGCCGCATGGCCCTGGGGCACCTATCTTGGCGACGAAGCGCTCAACAAGGGCATCAACGTCCGCCTGTCTTCATACACCCGGCATCACATCAACGCCACCATGACGAAAGCGAAGGCCTGCGGTTACTATATCAATTCCATCCTGGCCAAAATGGAAGCGGTCCGCGATGGTTATGACGAAGCGATCCTGCTCGATCCCAACGGTTTTGTCTCAGAAGGTTCCGGCGAAAACTTATTCCTGTGGAAAAATGGAACACTACAGACACCACCGCTGGCCAGCGGTTGTCTGGATGGCATCACGCGCGATGCCGTCATCAAAATCTGTGGACACCTCGATATCCCGTTAGTCGAGCGCCAAATGACACGGGATGAGTTATACACAGCAGAGGAAATTTTTCTGACCGGTACCGCTGCGGAAATCACCCCCGTTCGCGAGGTCGACTCACGAGTAATCGGGTCGGGTCACAAAGGGGAGATCACTGACCGTATCCAGAAGACCTTTTTCGATATCCTGCGCGGGAAAATTGATCTCTATCCGGATTGGCTGACCCCTTTATAA
- a CDS encoding N-acetyltransferase, whose product MTSKLEIRQSRPSDLSGIEQLYKDAFPDEDLLPLVRTLQGFGPGVKSLVGKNEKEIAGHICFTFCHIEGSKNKVALLGPLAVTPALHRQGVGSALVHRGLKHLENCKTGSVFVLGDPAYYCHFGFKAEDKVKTPYPLPTDWHGAWQSIRLCNSEPNYEGKLLVPEPWRQIELWTS is encoded by the coding sequence ATGACAAGCAAACTGGAAATTCGCCAAAGCCGCCCCAGTGACCTTTCCGGGATTGAACAACTATATAAAGACGCCTTCCCTGACGAGGACTTATTACCGCTTGTGAGAACACTCCAGGGTTTTGGGCCAGGAGTGAAATCACTCGTTGGAAAAAATGAAAAGGAAATCGCAGGACATATTTGTTTTACTTTTTGCCACATTGAAGGAAGCAAAAATAAGGTGGCGCTATTAGGTCCGCTTGCAGTAACACCTGCTTTGCATAGGCAGGGAGTTGGAAGTGCGCTGGTTCACAGGGGTTTAAAACATCTGGAAAATTGTAAAACCGGTTCTGTATTTGTTCTTGGTGACCCGGCTTATTATTGTCACTTTGGATTTAAAGCAGAGGACAAAGTCAAAACACCTTATCCATTACCAACTGATTGGCATGGCGCCTGGCAGTCCATCCGCCTGTGCAATTCAGAACCAAATTATGAAGGAAAATTGTTGGTACCAGAACCCTGGCGTCAAATTGAGCTGTGGACATCCTGA
- a CDS encoding SDR family oxidoreductase: protein MTTLVVGASGATGRLLLNHLLDRGQQVRIIVRSTDSLSDVVANHNNLTVIQANVVDLSDAELAQHVRGCNALASCLGHNLSFKGIFGPPRRLVSDATRRLCNALKANNPERPVKFVLMNTAGNSNRDLKEKVSFRNKCVVGLLRLMLPPHVDNEKAADYLRTQIGQNDGLIEWVVVRPDSLLDEDEVSEFTVHPSPTRCAIFNAGTTSRINVSYFMADLICNEDTWHKWKGRMPVVYNKEEG, encoded by the coding sequence ATGACGACTTTGGTTGTAGGAGCCAGCGGGGCAACTGGACGTTTGCTCCTGAATCATTTATTGGACCGTGGGCAACAGGTGCGAATCATTGTCCGATCCACTGATAGCCTGTCCGATGTAGTCGCCAACCACAATAATTTAACTGTCATCCAGGCAAATGTCGTGGACCTGAGTGATGCGGAGCTTGCCCAACATGTTAGGGGATGTAACGCATTGGCATCTTGTCTTGGGCATAATCTGAGTTTTAAGGGGATTTTCGGTCCGCCGCGCAGGCTTGTATCGGATGCTACTCGGCGACTCTGCAATGCCTTAAAGGCAAACAATCCAGAAAGACCCGTCAAGTTTGTGCTCATGAACACGGCTGGAAATAGTAACCGGGACCTTAAGGAAAAGGTTTCTTTCAGGAATAAATGTGTCGTTGGTCTCCTTCGCCTCATGTTGCCACCTCACGTGGATAACGAAAAAGCTGCAGATTACCTGCGCACCCAGATCGGCCAGAATGATGGACTCATTGAATGGGTGGTGGTGCGTCCTGACAGTTTGCTCGATGAAGATGAAGTAAGTGAATTTACAGTCCATCCCTCGCCGACTCGATGTGCAATTTTCAATGCTGGAACAACCAGCCGAATAAATGTGAGTTACTTCATGGCGGATTTGATTTGCAACGAGGACACGTGGCACAAGTGGAAAGGCAGAATGCCAGTGGTCTACAATAAGGAAGAGGGGTAG